Proteins from a single region of Budorcas taxicolor isolate Tak-1 chromosome 7, Takin1.1, whole genome shotgun sequence:
- the LSM4 gene encoding U6 snRNA-associated Sm-like protein LSm4 yields MLPLSLLKTAQNHPMLVELKNGETYNGHLVSCDNWMNINLREVICTSRDGDKFWRMPECYIRGSTIKYLRIPDEIIDMVKEEVVAKGRGRGGLQQQKQQKGRGMGGAGRGVFGGRGRGGIPGTGRGQPEKKPGRQAGKQ; encoded by the exons ATG CTTCCCTTGTCGCTGCTGAAAACGGCTCAGAATCACCCAATG CTGGTGGAGCTCAAAAATGGGGAGACATACAACGGGCACCTGGTGAGCTGTGACAACTGGATGAACATCAACCTGCGTGAGGTGATCTGCACGTCCAGG GACGGGGACAAATTCTGGCGGATGCCTGAGTGCTACATCCGCGGCAGCACCATCAAGTACCTGCGCATCCCCGACGAGATCATCGACATGGTCAAGGAGGAGGTGGTGGCCAAGGGCCGTGGCCGCGGTGGcctgcagcagcagaagcagcagaaggGCCGCGGGATGGGGGGCGCCGGGCGAG GTGTGTTCGGTGGCCGAGGCCGAGGTGGGATCCCTGGGACTGGCAGAGGTCAACCAGAAAAGAAGCCAGGCAGACAGGCGGGCAAGCAGTGA
- the JUND gene encoding transcription factor JunD, translating into METPFYGDEALSGLGGGGSSSGGGGSFASPGRLFPGAPPTAAAGSMMKKDALTLSLSEQVAAALKPAAAPPPGPLRTDGAPGTAPPDGLLASPDLGLLKLASPELERLIIQSNGLVTTTPTSTQFLFPKVAASEEQEFAEGFVKALEDLHKQNQLGAGAASAAAAAGGPSGTAAGAAPPSELAPAAATPEAPVYANLSSYAGGTGSAGGSATVAFAAEPVPFPPPPPPGTLGPPRLAALKDEPQTVPDVPSFGESPPLSPIDMDTQERIKAERKRLRNRIAASKCRKRKLERISRLEEKVKTLKSQNTELASTASLLREQVAQLKQKVLSHVNSGCQLLPQHQVPAY; encoded by the coding sequence ATGGAAACACCCTTCTACGGCGATGAGGCGCTGAGCGGCCTGGGCGGCGGCGGCAGTAGCAGTGGCGGCGGTGGCAGCTTCGCGTCCCCGGGTCGTCTGTTCCCCGGGGCGCCCCCGACGGCGGCGGCCGGCAGCATGATGAAGAAGGACGCGCTGACGCTAAGCTTGAGCGAACAGGTGGCGGCAGCGCTCAAGCCCGCGGCCGCGCCGCCCCCGGGCCCCTTGCGCACCGACGGCGCCCCGGGCACGGCGCCCCCCGACGGTCTGCTTGCCTCGCCCGACCTGGGGCTGCTCAAGCTCGCCTCGCCCGAGCTCGAGCGCCTCATCATCCAGTCCAACGGGCTGGTTACCACCACGCCGACGAGCACGCAGTTCCTCTTTCCCAAAGTGGCGGCCAGCGAGGAGCAGGAGTTCGCCGAGGGCTTCGTCAAGGCCCTAGAGGACTTACACAAGCAAAACCAGCTGGGCGCGGGCGCGGCCTCCGCTGCAGCCGCCGCCGGGGGACCTTCGGGCACGGCTGCGGGCGCCGCGCCTCCCAGTGAGCTGGCCCCAGCGGCGGCCACGCCCGAGGCACCCGTCTACGCGAACCTGAGCAGCTACGCGGGCGGCACCGGGAGTGCTGGGGGTTCTGCGACGGTCGCCTTCGCCGCGGAGCCTGTGCCCTTCCCACCGCCGCCACCCCCAGGCACGTTGGGGCCGCCGCGCCTGGCCGCGCTCAAGGATGAACCGCAGACGGTGCCCGACGTGCCGAGCTTCGGCGAGAGCCCGCCGCTGTCGCCCATCGACATGGACACGCAAGAGCGCATTAAGGCAGAGCGCAAGCGGCTGCGCAACCGCATCGCTGCCTCCAAGTGCCGCAAGCGCAAGCTGGAGCGCATCTCGCGCCTCGAGgagaaagtgaagacgctcaagAGCCAGAACACGGAGCTGGCGTCCACGGCGAGCCTGCTGCGCGAGCAGGTGGCGCAGCTCAAGCAGAAGGTCCTCAGCCACGTCAACAGCGGCTGCCAGCTGCTGCCCCAGCACCAGGTGCCCGCGTACTGA